In the genome of Bradyrhizobium sp. CIAT3101, one region contains:
- a CDS encoding ABC transporter ATP-binding protein: MTATLPLISLRSVGRTYRTDGVAVAAVRNVSFDVDRGEILAVMGPSGSGKSTLMNMIGLLDLPSEGSIYLEGTNVADLSEDRRSTLRARSIGFVFQSYNLLARHNAIENVALPLVYCGVGHKERLGRAEQSLAAVGMLHRAHHFPRQLSGGEQQRVAIARALIASPLIILADEPTGALDSRTGAEILALFAALNQFGQTIVMITHDPGIATKCRRTIRLHDGELVSDETIVPLLPKRSVGS, translated from the coding sequence ATGACAGCCACCCTGCCCCTTATCAGCCTCCGATCCGTCGGCAGGACGTATCGCACGGACGGAGTCGCAGTCGCGGCGGTACGCAATGTCAGTTTCGACGTCGATCGGGGCGAGATTCTCGCGGTGATGGGGCCGTCCGGCTCGGGCAAGTCCACCTTGATGAACATGATCGGATTGCTCGACCTCCCGAGCGAGGGATCGATCTATCTCGAGGGCACCAACGTTGCCGATCTTTCGGAAGACCGCCGATCGACCTTGCGCGCCCGCAGTATCGGTTTCGTGTTCCAGTCCTACAATCTGCTCGCGCGCCACAACGCGATCGAGAACGTCGCCCTGCCACTGGTCTATTGCGGCGTGGGCCACAAGGAACGCCTCGGCCGCGCCGAGCAGAGCCTGGCGGCTGTCGGCATGCTGCACCGGGCGCATCACTTCCCGCGGCAATTGTCGGGCGGCGAGCAGCAGCGCGTCGCCATCGCGCGCGCGCTGATCGCCTCTCCGCTGATCATCCTCGCAGATGAACCGACCGGCGCGCTCGATAGCCGCACCGGCGCCGAGATCCTTGCGCTGTTTGCCGCGCTCAACCAGTTCGGTCAGACCATCGTGATGATCACGCACGATCCCGGCATTGCGACCAAGTGTCGCCGCACCATCCGCCTGCACGACGGCGAACTCGTCAGCGACGAG
- a CDS encoding efflux RND transporter periplasmic adaptor subunit yields MRFVPVIALLGTACGLAAIYATGPAAIAGAAGSAADKAAHAYASTKRLLVPATSETPTFGSDAPLFRYAAIQRGSIEQTVTVTGALQPVKTIEVGSQLSGQLARVYVDFNDTVSKDQPLALIDPRSFAAKVDEAKAALAVADSLVDIERAKLDRARIDLQNAKGSRDVLVAKLDSAQAVKASAQKTLQRKLALQSQNVVATSTVDDAQTDFAARVAQEREAEVMMSLNAYSVEGAQADVRRIEAELDQARMAVPEKAAVLAAAQADLDRTVIRSPIDGVVVGRFVNEGQTLAVGLESRTTFVVAHRLEDMEIHAQVDEADIGRIAPGQRAHFTVDSYPDRRFEAAVRQVRKAPQNQQHVVTYTVVLSTSNLDGALLPGMTALVKIVIEQQDNVLKVPLAALRFQPSGARTDTGPGRSGVWVRTASGALQRVPVTVGAAGTEQVALKSGELVEGSQVAVGQAIRPAGMEFLGIRFGS; encoded by the coding sequence ATGCGATTTGTGCCAGTTATTGCCTTGCTGGGAACTGCATGCGGCCTCGCCGCGATCTACGCCACGGGACCGGCCGCCATTGCCGGCGCCGCCGGCAGCGCGGCCGACAAGGCCGCGCACGCCTATGCCTCGACGAAGCGGCTGCTTGTGCCAGCGACAAGCGAAACTCCGACCTTCGGATCGGACGCCCCATTGTTCCGCTATGCCGCGATCCAGCGCGGCAGCATCGAGCAGACCGTCACCGTCACGGGCGCCTTGCAACCCGTCAAGACGATCGAGGTCGGCTCACAATTGTCCGGGCAACTCGCCCGCGTCTATGTCGACTTCAACGACACCGTCAGCAAGGACCAGCCGCTTGCCCTGATCGATCCCCGCAGCTTCGCGGCCAAGGTCGACGAGGCCAAGGCGGCGCTGGCCGTCGCTGATTCCCTCGTTGACATCGAGCGAGCCAAGCTCGATCGCGCCAGGATCGATCTGCAAAACGCCAAGGGCAGCCGGGACGTGCTGGTCGCCAAGCTCGACAGCGCCCAGGCCGTCAAGGCATCGGCGCAGAAGACCCTGCAACGCAAGCTGGCGCTTCAGTCGCAGAACGTCGTGGCCACGTCCACCGTCGACGATGCGCAGACGGACTTCGCCGCGCGCGTGGCCCAGGAGCGCGAGGCCGAGGTGATGATGTCCCTCAATGCCTATTCGGTTGAGGGCGCGCAGGCCGACGTCCGCCGGATCGAGGCCGAGCTCGACCAGGCCAGGATGGCTGTGCCGGAGAAAGCCGCCGTCCTTGCGGCGGCGCAGGCTGATCTCGACCGCACCGTGATCCGCTCGCCGATCGACGGCGTCGTGGTCGGCAGGTTCGTCAATGAAGGCCAGACACTCGCGGTAGGCCTCGAATCCCGCACGACCTTCGTGGTCGCCCACCGCCTCGAGGACATGGAGATCCACGCGCAGGTCGACGAAGCCGACATCGGGCGCATTGCGCCCGGCCAGCGCGCTCACTTCACGGTCGATTCCTATCCCGACCGCCGCTTCGAAGCCGCGGTGCGGCAGGTGCGCAAGGCGCCGCAGAACCAGCAGCACGTCGTCACCTACACGGTCGTCCTGTCGACCTCCAATCTCGACGGCGCGTTGCTTCCGGGCATGACCGCCTTGGTCAAGATCGTGATCGAGCAGCAGGACAACGTGCTGAAAGTTCCTCTCGCGGCGCTGCGGTTCCAGCCTTCGGGCGCACGGACAGACACAGGCCCTGGACGCAGCGGAGTCTGGGTCCGCACCGCCAGCGGCGCACTTCAGCGGGTCCCCGTGACCGTCGGCGCGGCGGGTACGGAACAGGTTGCGCTCAAGAGCGGAGAGCTCGTCGAGGGCAGCCAGGTTGCCGTCGGACAGGCGATCCGGCCTGCCGGCATGGAATTTCTCGGCATCAGGTTCGGATCATGA
- a CDS encoding response regulator yields MISNQATVYVVDDEIEVRNAIGNLCEETGHQVRLFASTDEFLEEELSVGPSCLVLDVRFPGTSPTGLELQRRLAETGVSIPIVFISGHSDVRVSVEAMKRGAVEFLPKPFREQEILDAIRHGIERDRKRMHREDAVRDARQRVEALTAREREILLLMAEGLVAKQIAARLGVSEVTAKVHRARMMRKLELRSPIEVVRLVDNMERDAATRAAAGPPHS; encoded by the coding sequence ATGATTTCAAATCAAGCCACAGTTTATGTCGTTGACGACGAAATTGAGGTACGAAACGCGATTGGCAATCTCTGCGAGGAGACCGGACATCAGGTGAGGCTGTTTGCCTCGACAGACGAGTTCCTCGAGGAGGAGTTGTCCGTCGGACCATCCTGTCTCGTGCTCGACGTGCGCTTTCCCGGCACGTCGCCCACCGGCCTCGAGCTTCAGCGCCGGCTGGCCGAGACCGGCGTATCCATTCCGATCGTCTTCATCAGCGGCCATTCCGACGTCCGCGTCTCGGTCGAGGCCATGAAGCGCGGTGCAGTCGAGTTTCTGCCGAAACCCTTTCGCGAGCAGGAAATCCTCGACGCGATCAGGCACGGCATCGAGCGCGACCGCAAGCGAATGCATCGCGAAGACGCCGTGCGCGATGCGCGGCAGCGCGTCGAGGCGCTGACGGCGCGGGAGCGCGAGATCTTGCTGTTGATGGCCGAGGGGCTCGTCGCCAAGCAGATCGCGGCAAGGCTTGGCGTGAGCGAAGTGACGGCGAAAGTTCATCGCGCCAGGATGATGCGCAAGCTGGAATTGCGCTCGCCGATCGAAGTGGTGCGGCTCGTCGACAACATGGAGCGCGATGCGGCGACGCGCGCGGCTGCCGGACCACCGCACAGCTAG
- a CDS encoding curlin subunit CsgB — translation MRKFLLASVAVFALSSAAQAANTATTVQIGLANGSTVNQQGHVNDTSTTSQLGLVNSASTMQGTTSPSLNNVSSVTQIGVFGNSATTGQVATGNNTSGISQSTLFGLPPNNSAGVGQLGGGINLSTITQH, via the coding sequence ATGCGCAAATTTCTCCTCGCTTCCGTCGCCGTGTTCGCCCTGTCGTCTGCCGCTCAGGCTGCCAACACCGCGACCACTGTGCAGATTGGTCTCGCAAACGGCTCCACCGTGAACCAGCAGGGCCACGTGAATGACACCTCGACCACGTCCCAACTCGGCCTCGTGAACAGCGCGAGCACGATGCAGGGCACGACCTCTCCGTCGCTCAACAACGTCAGCTCGGTGACCCAGATTGGCGTCTTTGGCAACTCGGCCACCACCGGGCAGGTTGCCACCGGCAACAACACGAGCGGGATCAGCCAGTCCACGCTGTTCGGCCTCCCGCCGAACAACTCCGCTGGCGTTGGGCAGTTGGGTGGCGGCATCAACCTCAGCACCATCACGCAGCACTAA
- a CDS encoding curlin, with translation MRTKFLITAVVTLSALTAVDAKAANTISVLQFGTTNLSSTTQTGPVNNTATTLQFGAFNQASSMQLGSLSSVNSATIGQGGTTATATNIATAGQVGGANTSLIGQIGLNNAAGVSQLGILNGSTILQQAP, from the coding sequence ATGCGCACGAAATTTCTCATCACGGCCGTCGTCACGCTGAGCGCGCTGACCGCTGTCGATGCCAAAGCCGCCAACACGATCAGCGTGTTGCAGTTTGGTACGACAAATCTCTCGTCCACAACGCAGACCGGCCCGGTGAACAATACCGCGACGACGCTGCAATTCGGGGCCTTCAACCAGGCATCGAGCATGCAACTCGGTTCATTGTCTTCGGTCAATTCGGCGACGATTGGACAGGGCGGCACGACAGCCACCGCGACCAATATCGCTACGGCTGGCCAAGTCGGAGGCGCCAACACGAGCTTGATTGGCCAAATCGGTTTGAACAACGCCGCCGGGGTATCCCAGCTTGGCATTCTGAACGGCTCCACGATTCTGCAGCAGGCTCCTTGA
- a CDS encoding curlin: MNKHLLVVATAVLVSCFTANGPARAQGADIKTIVSINGPPVVVNQSSSLNMVGVFQIGGTPSATVTQNGSNNATGILQFGGTTSASVGQTGMNNLAFVGQTGQSATSIVSQLGAMNTGAIAQFGAVNSSTVIQTGP; the protein is encoded by the coding sequence ATGAACAAGCATCTTCTGGTCGTCGCAACGGCGGTTCTCGTCTCCTGTTTCACCGCGAACGGACCCGCGCGAGCACAGGGCGCCGACATCAAGACGATCGTTTCGATCAACGGGCCGCCCGTGGTCGTGAACCAGAGCAGCTCGCTCAACATGGTCGGCGTATTCCAGATTGGCGGCACGCCCAGCGCGACCGTCACGCAGAACGGCAGCAACAACGCAACCGGCATCTTGCAATTCGGTGGAACGACATCGGCGTCGGTTGGCCAGACGGGCATGAACAATCTTGCCTTCGTCGGCCAGACGGGCCAATCGGCGACGAGCATCGTGTCGCAGCTCGGTGCCATGAATACGGGAGCCATCGCGCAATTCGGCGCGGTCAACTCGTCGACGGTGATCCAGACCGGTCCGTGA
- a CDS encoding curlin: MSIETVVQSGNNPQPVTIVENSLINIARVIEIGTGTVDATIVQNGMHNYVDLIQVGNTTNALIGQSGVSNIADITQVGNSTNALLLQVGDMNTGTVRQFGRFNWAAIFQFGR; the protein is encoded by the coding sequence GTGAGCATCGAGACGGTCGTGCAATCCGGCAACAACCCGCAGCCGGTCACGATCGTCGAGAACAGCCTCATCAACATCGCGCGAGTGATCGAAATCGGGACCGGCACGGTCGATGCGACGATTGTCCAGAACGGGATGCACAACTATGTCGATCTGATTCAGGTCGGCAACACCACCAATGCGCTGATCGGCCAATCGGGCGTCAGCAACATCGCCGACATCACCCAGGTCGGCAATTCGACCAATGCGCTGCTGCTCCAGGTCGGCGACATGAACACGGGAACGGTCAGGCAGTTCGGACGCTTCAATTGGGCTGCGATATTTCAGTTCGGGCGATGA